A section of the Humulus lupulus chromosome 2, drHumLupu1.1, whole genome shotgun sequence genome encodes:
- the LOC133818237 gene encoding 36.4 kDa proline-rich protein-like, with protein MGKFALATTFLLLLNLGTLLTSLANNYCPPPEYPPKLPPKHPPKVKPPFHPKPPKHPPHPPYTPKPPVVHPPKPPHVNPPYKPPHVKPPYKPPHVKPPPYVPKPPIVKPPPYTPKPPVVKPPPYTPKPPVVKPPPYIPKPPVVKPPPYTPKPPVVKPPPYTPKPPVVQPPPYVPKPPVVQPPPYVPKPPVVLPPPYVPKPPVVQPPPYEPKPPVVQPPPYVPTPPIVKPPPSTPSPVVPKPPPSTPSPAVPKPSPPVEKPCPPPPPAQETCSIDTLKLGACVDVLGGLIHVGIGGSAKDKCCPVLQGLVDLDAAICLCTTIKAKLLNINIIIPIALQVLIDCGKTPPPGFQCPA; from the coding sequence ATGGGGAAGTTTGCTCTAGCTACCaccttcctcctcctcctcaactTGGGTACCTTACTCACTTCTCTCGCTAACAACTACTGTCCACCACCGGAATATCCTCCCAAACTTCCCCCCAAACACCCCCCAAAGGTAAAGCCACCATTCCATCCTAAACCCCCAAAACACCCTCCACACCCGCCATATACCCCAAAACCACCAGTTGTGCACCCTCCCAAGCCTCCCCACGTCAACCCACCGTACAAACCACCCCATGTTAAGCCACCATACAAACCACCCCATGTCAAACCACCACCCTACGTCCCAAAACCACCGATCGTTAAGCCTCCACCGTACACCCCCAAGCCGCCTGTAGTGAAACCCCCACCGTACACCCCCAAGCCGCCGGTAGTGAAACCACCACCgtacatcccaaagcctccagtAGTGAAACCTCCACCGTACACCCCCAAGCCCCCGGTAGTGAAACCTCCACCATACACCCCCAAGCCACCCGTCGTACAACCACCTCCGTATGTCCCGAAGCCACCCGTCGTACAACCACCTCCGTACGTACCAAAACCTCCGGTGGTGCTACCTCCGCCTTATGTGCCCAAACCACCTGTTGTACAACCACCTCCTTACGAACCAAAGCCTCCGGTTGTGCAACCCCCTCCGTACGTGCCAACTCCACCAATTGTAAAGCCTCCTCCTTCAACACCTTCTCCGGTTGTGCCTAAGCCTCCACCTTCAACGCCATCGCCGGCGGTACCTAAGCCTAGTCCTCCGGTAGAAAAGCCGTGCCCTCCGCCGCCGCCGGCACAGGAGACGTGTTCCATCGACACTCTAAAGCTCGGGGCGTGCGTGGACGTGTTGGGTGGGTTGATTCATGTAGGTATCGGCGGAAGCGCCAAAGACAAGTGTTGTCCTGTGCTGCAGGGTTTGGTGGACCTGGATGCGGCGATCTGCCTCTGCACCACTATTAAGGCTAAGCTCCTTAATATCAACATTATCATCCCCATTGCTCTTCAGGTCCTCATTGACTGTGGCAAGACTCCTCCACCTGGGTTCCAATGTCCCGCTTAG